TGGCAGAGTAAGTATCGTTAATAAGAAGCTGACGCTGTTTAATTAAATCGTCAATAACTATGTTGATGGGAGGAAGGGTGATATCAGTTGTACCATTATTTTCTTGTTGAAGCTGACTAGTGATGAGTAGTTCATGGTAAATCTGACGTTGTTCGCCAATAGTAAGTTTACCAGTCTTTTCTAGTTTGGAGAGCAAATCCGATAAAGACTGATCCGCATCAGGGGAAGGAAGAGAGGCAGGGGAGGCAGGGGAGGCAGGTGAAGCAATGTTAGTAAATTCCCCCCCTGCTCCCCCTGCTTCTCCTCTCCCCCTGCTCTCTTCCTTGGTTGATATTAAAGAATCAACTCCAGCAGAAGTGGGAGAGGGATTATCTTGAGGTTGAGGGGGCGTTAATTTATCTAATTGACTCTTAATGGCAGGGTGAATAGGCAAATCAATATCACGGCTAGACTTGGGGTCGCCAAACAATGCTTTGTAATTAATATGTAGTTTCTGTGCCAGCAAACCCAAATTTTCCAAGTCAGTTTCATTAATAGCCATTTTTGTAACTTGGTGAGTCATGCCAGTTGGAGTACGCTCAAAATCAAACCGAACTGCTTCCCTTGTAATTTGACCATTTTGTTCAGCTTTGAATAACTGTAGTGTAGATTTTCCCCCTGTGCCTTGCCGAAAAAGAATGCGGTAATTAGCTAAAGTTAAGTCGTCTTTCTCAAAGTTGCGGATAGTCCCCATCATGATTTGCAACAGTTGGGATTGCTTGAAACTCTCTAAAATATTGTGTGTGCCACTAGGAGAAACCGAACTTAAGACAGAAGCAAGCTTGCGTGGGTCATCATCGAGTGAGGGTAATTCTTTTCCTGCTTTGAGGTGGTCTGCGACTAATAAAAATTCTTGTCTTTCAATAGGCAGGATATTAATAGGGTAATTTTTGGTATTAAAGTCTTGACCCAGATTTACCCTCTTCACCTCATCCCAATTATTCGCCATGAAGGTCATCAATTCCTTACCATCGTGGCGACGAGAAATAGTGTAATCTTCACCTTTTTTTTGAATGACGAAAGCATCCGCAACATAAGTTACTAGATTGTCTTTGGCTACACCATATTTTTTGACTAGCGCCACAGCCGCAGAAGCGATCTCTTGATTCTCCTGATGAT
The nucleotide sequence above comes from Nostoc sp. MS1. Encoded proteins:
- a CDS encoding DUF3854 domain-containing protein, with product MTVWLNYRSNHNYKTKKLENHIDNEIKPDATQSDAFLESLEIESDEVELVDENQADNAQPQANPTHFLHPELAVFATKGRDFKICFDFDTKPKTKRNVDAATLRTGQLLEASGGKVSVISLPGPDKGVDDFIVEKGREAFDQLLAQALPLQQWDELRYLKSRSTIKLKDGTTKTVGEKNQTVALSGEIVPPNNKSQHDNVALQTPTEQSQPENLITQTPSEAVDQPAQQHKSPGECPKTPASELDISPCNLQIETSSPSAESSQLQQQSPPSNTTNMHSSSTNPTTENQQLPQQRETHDERFSLIFWKKKKPVNETPPPKIESWAKTQDVTLYKQNFQRRKLHHQENQEIASAAVALVKKYGVAKDNLVTYVADAFVIQKKGEDYTISRRHDGKELMTFMANNWDEVKRVNLGQDFNTKNYPINILPIERQEFLLVADHLKAGKELPSLDDDPRKLASVLSSVSPSGTHNILESFKQSQLLQIMMGTIRNFEKDDLTLANYRILFRQGTGGKSTLQLFKAEQNGQITREAVRFDFERTPTGMTHQVTKMAINETDLENLGLLAQKLHINYKALFGDPKSSRDIDLPIHPAIKSQLDKLTPPQPQDNPSPTSAGVDSLISTKEESRGRGEAGGAGGEFTNIASPASPASPASLPSPDADQSLSDLLSKLEKTGKLTIGEQRQIYHELLITSQLQQENNGTTDITLPPINIVIDDLIKQRQLLINDTYSAKVEVVSQKSPTQQQTSQQSVATNSSELEF